The Drosophila sechellia strain sech25 chromosome 2R, ASM438219v1, whole genome shotgun sequence nucleotide sequence AAAGTTGACGTTGCTAACGCAATGAATTAAACATGTACTCGAGGATTCGAATAGGAAGATGAAAAAAACGATATCTTGTCCAAAAACCTTAAGAAACATTTACTTACATACAACCATGTGAAACGTTAAATTGttgaaaacaattaaaatctAGTTTTAATGAAATATCAGTAATACAGATAATACAAAGGAATTACAACcatttattacaaataattatcGTTGTTACAAATTATACAGATAACtaatatgaaattataaaaaatgctACTTTAGGGCGATTCCCCAAGCCCCAGATAATTTATGATACCAAGTTAATGAAATAACCGAACAACAAAAACACCCCGCCCTAACAACAATAAGAATATATACACTTATATGATATACATACCTACAAAATGAATTCAAAGAAATAATATATGGCGATTGAGTTATTCtcattaattattatatgtaaaattaaataacacAAGTAATAactaaatgaataaataaatatatttaaaatgtatcgAAAATCGAATGTAGTAGTGTTTTTATTCCCAGCTAGAATGGAGCCCCACAACCTTAATGAAAACTTCTTCCTTCATGTTTTAGtttcaaatacaatttatttcgTTGTTGCTTATGTGTTTTATATTGCTTTACAATAATTGACTAGAGTAAATAGCTTAGGAATACCCAGATCCCTGTGTTGCATAATTTCCACCCCCGGAAAGTTCGCAACCCTTGGTTTCTCTCTCTCGTTTTACTTGCAATGAGATCGCAGCAAGTGACTAGAATGAGGAGGAGTTCCTGCCCTCCGGTTTGCTCTCAGGCGTGCAGCAGTCCATCGCTTTGCCCAACCAATTTCCCGAGTAGGGTCTGGTAGAGTGGCGACTCTGTGGGTATACCCTCGCTCTGCAGGAACAGCAGTGTTTCCCTAGCGCACATTGCGAAACCCAGTGCCTCCGCCTGGCTCCTTTGGGCTGGCGTCGGTGGCGCAAACTGGGCCGCCACCTCGGCATCCTCTTCTCTTTCCTCGGCATCCTCCGCTTCAGCTCCTCCAGCCGCATAGCCATCGCGATCGTCTAGATCCTGCTCAAAGGCATCCAGTTCCGCCTGCAGCTCCATTATCTTTTGCAGCGCTTCCAGGAGGATTCGATTGGTGGCATCTGGCGGGGTGGGGCAATCCTGGCCTGGCTCTTCTGCTGGCGGAGTTAGAGGACGATGGCGTTTCTCCGGAACCGCTTCATTCGGTtgctgctcctgttgctgTTCCTGCGGCTGGACACGTTGCTCctgcgcctgctgctgatgttgctgctgctcctcctggcTGGCTCGCTTGCGTTTCATTATCAATTTGCCCGACATGGTTAGAGGATGATCTACTAGATTTAAGCTGCAATTGTTTGGTTTTCGAACTCGCTCCTGCGCGACACAACCTTCGTTCACCTGGCGATCGCCACGACTGAGCTGCGACCAACTGCACCCTGGCGACCAACTGGCAACTGCCAACTCCAACCCCAAAATGCGGCAGGGACCAGAGATAGTGGCATTAGGGGATGTGCCGCGCCaaggaaattaaaaacaacaatCCATCggcaaccaaaaaaaataaaattgttgcaGCTGTTTGAGTTGCGGCAGCTGAAGCGGGAGGGCAACAGGATACTGGCTACAGGCCACAGGCTgaacggcagcagcaggataTTGCAACCCTCAGCTGGCGCTGCCTCTccctatctctctctctctctctctttctctatcTTTCTCTGCCGCTGCAGCAGCCGCGCTCCGAATATCCTCCCTTCCTCCGTGCATCCGTCCTGCACCCCATCCCCCCGGGATCGCAGCCGCGCCCTGCTCGTCCTTTCCGCCCtgccagttgttgttgtcccGTGTCCGTTTCCCTTCGGTGCGGCATAGCCGATTCCCAAGTTACCTTCCTATGTCCTTTTTTTATTGGAGGCATTTGTGTGCAAAATGAAAGCATTTAAATCTAACTAACCTTTCACAGGTTTTGTCTTTTTTATACAttacatttatacattttatagcataaattaataaattatttataccTCTCAAGCTTTGGTAATAAAGTTCTGAGcgtatatattttcaaaaatatgtataaatgtataaaagtTCTCAAGCTTAATTGCTTCTTAATTGCTGGATTTTAAATTCAGTTGATTTCCAATAAGTTTCGATCTGTTTTTAGCGAACAACGACCGATATATGTAATTGCTTAAATTGCTTTTCTTGGCAAAACGTGCACTGCTGACGCATTTAAAGAATAAGTTATTCAGGTTAGACAGCTGAGCTATTTTTTTCCACGTATCCGTTAAGCATTGTATTCAATCAATGAGCTACCTAAAATTTTGTTTGTGAACTTTAATCACTTACTGCTAAGACGATGCTTCTTAAATACTATATTTatcacaaataaatattttagtatttgCATACGTTTATCAGGAATATTATTAGTACATGCACATATCGTtcaatgtgtgtgtttgcaggGGATTCCCCAGTGCGTTATGCCCGACAGTGATAAGCATTTGCAGCTGGCACGCTTCACATTCATCTCTTCGATCGGCACTTCCCCTGCGAGTTAGTTTGACCTGCCACTGCAATGATAAGTGCACACCTAAAAGCACTGCGAGAAATTTCCGAATTTCGTTGTCATGGGAATGGAAATTTGGTACGCGGTATGAGTTAGTGTGAATAAAATCAAGTTTACCTCCCCGTTGGCATGGAGAACCAATTCTTATCGGCTTTATTGCCGATTGTTAACTGAGTAAAGGTGAGTGGTCGCAAATGCTAATCGATAATGCTGTCAAAATTTGGAATGAACATAATTCGCTTTATGGTTTATGTCTGCGCATTTTGTAATCATGaccataatttaaaaaaaaggtatttattttattataagaTGACACCATAAATGAAGAATCCCCAGTcccaagaaaaaaaataatgaagcAATCTCATTGATAgtaataaatgtttatttatggTCAAGGAAATTGGgcattatttgatttatttgggGCTGCGAATTTGACACAATCTCAGTGAATTGTTGTTAACGGAATTTCGCCGGAATTTCGACGTCTGTGAACTTGTGATATGTCTGATGATTGGATATCAGATATGTAGAGAACTGCAAGGGTGGCAATTTTTGCCACTCGACTCACACCCtacaattttgtgtgcgggtgcTACCCGCCACGCACATCGCGGGTACACTCGGTCACATTACCGTTAAACAcatgggtgtttccaaaaatactcgggtggTCTCGTAGATAGTCGAGTCAcagacaagatgcgtaactccaTACGTTTTACACTCCATACGTTTACACACTATTctttcggcgtggctctagactttgtcgaatactttgtaaaatatgcccttcatcttattattatatattattataattatatatattatattatatattattaatatatatatatatatgtaatttaattattatattatatatatatatgtatattatattatatattattatatattatataattatatatattatattatatattattatatattttatatattattaacgttattattatttaaatatagattatagtaaaaataatagtacataatgtcacaaaattcatttcaaaaatgactttatataagaatatttgtcattagagtattcagctagcGACgcgtgaaaaattaataaggcaatgattcgAAACGGTTGGCACCCATTGAGTACATCAAAGAGCAAAGACATGAGCATTTTCTTGGGTATTCCCTTTTACCCTTCATTTCTTATACCCGTCGCGCttccacccatacaaattttaggcgTACAAAAATGACCTGCGGCCGATCGTTGACTGTGCGTTTTTTTACTCGTAAGAATAACACCACGTTGGTAAAACACTCGAGTATTTTGTGTTGCCGCAAGTAGGGTGTCAAAAAACACACGGGTACCTAGAGTTCCGAGTGCTTATCGGGTGGACGTAGAGTGCCAGaggcgggctgcagttctctgatATGTACATTATTTACTTGATAAGCAATTGATGTTGTTAAGGGCGTATAATAATTGAAtcatatattatttttcatcatcatcatcatcattatcgcACACTTGACATTGTGTAATATTGTGTGCTGGTTTCCCCCCTTTCCACATTTCAGCTCAACTTGGCCGAAGCatctttcatttattttcgaACCAACTCAATTGCTgttgtatcttgtatctttcGGATATATTTAGGCGACAACGCGAGCAGTAAAATTGTACCTTTCCCTTTCGTTTGAAGTATTTGCCCGAGCAGCACGGGCAGCAAATAGCAAATACATTATCCACGCGACAAGTGGCAGCGGATAATTTGGTGTACTGTGCCCAATTCCGGCAATTGTGATCAGTTCGTGTGCGTCGAACTTCGCAGTAAACTCATAAAGTAATTAACGCGAATCGAAACGCTGCTGTTGAGTCGAGTTCATCTTTCCAATATTATCATCCTTCCATTTCGGCGGCCATAAATCTTTTTGGAACAAGCAGGCCTCATTGTTCATCAATAGAATGTGCCTCAAGTTCGCAGAAGACACTTGCTTGGAATTTTCGGGAAACTAATAACAAAGATCGGCTTACTCGGCAAAAA carries:
- the LOC6609603 gene encoding probable serine/threonine-protein kinase fhkB, whose product is MSGKLIMKRKRASQEEQQQHQQQAQEQRVQPQEQQQEQQPNEAVPEKRHRPLTPPAEEPGQDCPTPPDATNRILLEALQKIMELQAELDAFEQDLDDRDGYAAGGAEAEDAEEREEDAEVAAQFAPPTPAQRSQAEALGFAMCARETLLFLQSEGIPTESPLYQTLLGKLVGQSDGLLHA